The following proteins are encoded in a genomic region of Dasypus novemcinctus isolate mDasNov1 chromosome 21, mDasNov1.1.hap2, whole genome shotgun sequence:
- the CDC42EP4 gene encoding cdc42 effector protein 4 — MPILKQLVSSSVHSKRRSRVDLTAEMISAPLGDFRHTMHVGRAGDAFGDTSFLNSKAGEPDGESLDEQASASTSKRGLLSRKFRGSKRSQSVTRGDREQRDMLGSLRDSALFVKNAMSLPQLNEKEAAEKGAAKLPKSLSSSPVKKAGGGEGGEGGGGEAAPRRNGGSPDPLLDERAFGDLADLPVVPKAGHGLKHAESIMSFHIDLGPSMLGDVLSIMDKDEWEPEEEEEEEEGGGYRGDEDPGRPAGAPLPATVAPPQPRQEGKGGPDLPSRAPADEGWAAAAPSPGSARSAGSHTTRDSSSLSSCTSGVLEERSPAFRGPDRAQAALPRPDKEFSFMDEEEEDEIRV, encoded by the coding sequence ATGCCCATCCTCAAGCAGCTGGTGTCCAGCTCCGTGCACTCCAAGCGCCGCTCCCGCGTGGACCTCACGGCCGAGATGATCAGCGCCCCGCTGGGCGACTTCCGCCACACCATGCACGTGGGCCGGGCCGGCGACGCCTTCGGGGACACCTCCTTCCTCAACAGCAAGGCCGGAGAGCCGGACGGCGAGTCCCTGGACGAGCAGGCCTCCGCCTCGACGTCCAAACGCGGTCTCCTGTCCCGGAAGTTCCGGGGCAGCAAGCGGTCGCAGTCGGTGACACGGGGCGACCGGGAGCAGAGGGACATGCTGGGCTCCCTGCGGGACTCGGCCCTCTTCGTCAAGAACGCCATGTCCCTGCCGCAGCTCAACGAGAAGGAGGCCGCGGAGAAGGGCGCCGCCAAGCTGCCCAAGAGCCTGTCGTCCAGCCCCGTGAAGAAGGCCGGCGGCGGGGAGGGCggcgaggggggcgggggggaggccGCGCCCCGCCGGAACGGGGGCTCGCCCGACCCCCTCCTCGACGAGCGGGCCTTCGGGGACCTGGCGGACCTGCCCGTCGTGCCCAAGGCCGGCCACGGGCTGAAGCACGCCGAGTCCATCATGTCCTTCCACATCGACCTGGGGCCCTCCATGCTGGGTGACGTCCTCAGCATCATGGACAAGGACGAATGGGAaccggaggaggaggaggaggaggaggagggaggcggTTACCGTGGCGACGAGGACCCGGGCCGGCCCGCGGGGGCTCCTCTTCCTGCCACGGTGGCCCCTCCCCAGCCAAGGCAGGAGGGCAAGGGCGGCCCGGACCTGCCCTCGCGCGCGCCGGCGGATGAGGGGTGGGCGGCGGcggcccccagccctggctcGGCCCGCAGCGCAGGCAGCCACACCACGCGGGACAGCAGCTCCCTGTCCAGCTGCACCTCGGGCGTCCTGGAGGAGCGCAGCCCCGCCTTCCGGGGCCCGGACAGGGCGCAGGCCGCGCTCCCGCGGCCCGACAAGGAGTTCTCCTTCAtggacgaggaggaggaggatgagaTCCGCGTGTGA